Proteins encoded in a region of the Hippopotamus amphibius kiboko isolate mHipAmp2 chromosome 11, mHipAmp2.hap2, whole genome shotgun sequence genome:
- the LOC130830892 gene encoding mitochondrial transcription rescue factor 1-like, whose translation MAMTTVRLPSSVLRKPDAWIGLCRVLQGTPSHKRCASWNRYLHLSSTKLNISNYKTLFHNIFSLRLPGLLTSPEYIFPFSIRLKSNIISKKSTKKTLQKVEDEGDSDEESDHNEMSEQEEEPEDGPSVGKDYRDLDRAVQSFRYDVVLKTGLDIGRNKVEDAFYKGELRVNAEKLWKKSRTEAVGAPGGGASLMTMVHLPPPPRLPGVPAPRHQLRPVGADVIQP comes from the exons ATGGCTATGACTACTGTCAGATTGCCCAGCAGTGTTTTAAGAAAGCCAGATGCCTGGATTGGACTCTGCAGAGTGCTACAAGGGACACCTTCACATAAACGCTGCGCTTCCTGGAATCGATACTTACATTTGTCTAGTACCAAGttaaatatatcaaattataaAACACTTTTCCATAACATTTTCTCACTGAGACTCCCAGGGCTTTTAACATCTCcagaatatattttcccattttccataAGACTCAAAAGCAATATAATCTCTAAAAAATCCACTAAAAAGACTCTGCAAAAAGTAGAAGATGAAGGGGACTCTGATGAAGAGAGTGACCATAATGAGATGAGTGAGCAGGAAGAGGAGCCTGAGGACGGCCCCAGTGTGGGCAAAGACTACAGAGACCTGGACAGAGCAGTGCAGTCTTTCCGGTATGATGTTGTTCTGAAGACGGGCCTAGATATCGGAAGAAACAAAGTGGAAGATGCATTCTACAAAGGTGAACTCAGAGTGAACGCAGAAAAATTATGGAAGAAAAGCAGAACAga GGCAGTGGGGGCCCCTGGTGGTGGCGCATCTCTGATGACCATGgtccacctccccccgcccccccggctcCCGGGGGTGCCCGCCCCCAGGCACCAGCTGCGGCCCGTAGGTGCTGACGTCATCCAGCCCTAG
- the IP6K3 gene encoding inositol hexakisphosphate kinase 3 yields the protein MVVQDSGDAPGVPLEPFLHQVGGHLSVLKYDEHTVCKPLISQEQRFYESLPLAMKRFTPQYKGTITVHLRKDSRGHLSLVANPLKESRGPFKVSTEMAAVAIWQTLQQTTSSGGALPLPQWQHTQLAHSLKESPATALLKSELHLKAQVPSLVEDVNGNQTEKRSFNPWGLRCHQAHLSRLCAEYPENKRHRFLLLENVVSQYKHPCILDLKMGTRQHGDDASEEKKARHTRKCAQSTSACLGVRLCGMQVYQTDKKHFLCKDKYYGRKLSVEGFRQALYQFLHDGTRLRTELLEPLQRQLQALLLVIRSQSSYRFYSSSLLIIYDGQETPQTPHGSNVIKVDIRMIDFAHTTYKGSWNEHTTYDGPDPGYIFGLENLIQILQDIQEGE from the exons ATGGTGGTGCAGGACAGTGGGGACGCCCCTGGCGTGCCACTGGAGCCCTTCCTGCACCAGGTTGGGGGGCACCTGAGCGTGCTGAAGTATGACGAGCACACGGTGTGCAAGCCCCTCATCTCCCAGGAGCAGAGGTTCTACGAGTCCCTACCACTGGCCATGAAGCGCTTCACTCCGCAGTATAAAG GCACCATCACTGTGCACCTCAGGAAAGACAGCCGCGGCCATCTCAGCCTGGTTGCCAACCCACTGAAGGAGAGCCGGGGGCCCTTCAAGGTGTCCACGGAGATGGCGGCGGTGGCGATATGGCAGACCCTCCAGCAGACCACCAGCAGCGGCGgcgcccttcccctcccccaatggCAGCACACCCAGCTGGCACACTCGCTCAAGGAGAG CCCGGCCACCGCGCTCCTGAAGTCTGAGCTCCACCTCAAGGCCCAAGTCCCCTCCCTGGTGGAAGATGTGAATGGGAACCAGACAGAGAAGAGAAGCTTTAACCCATGGGGCCTGCGCTGCCACCAGGCCCACCTGAGCCGCCTGTGCGCTGAGTACCCAGAAAACAAGCGGCACC GGTTCTTGTTGCTGGAAAACGTCGTGTCACAGTACAAGCATCCCTGCATCTTAGACCTGAAGATGGGAACCCGGCAGCACGGGGACGATGCGTCGGAGGAGAAGAAGGCCCGCCACACGAGGAAGTGTGCACAGAGTACCTCGGCCTGCCTGGGCGTGCGCCTCTGTGGCATGCAG GTTTATCAAACCGATAAGAAACACTTTCTCTGCAAAGACAAGTACTATGGAAGAAAACTCTCAGTGGAGGGCTTCAGACAAGCGCTTTATCAGTTCCTGCATGATGGGACCCGCCTCCGGACAGAGCTGCTAGAGCCCCTCCAGCGCCAGCTTCAGGCCCTCCTGTTGGTCATTAGGAGCCAGAGTTCATACCGGTTCTACTCCAGCTCTCTCCTCATCATCTATGATGGGCAGGAGACTCCGCAGACACCCCATGGCAGCAATGTCATCAAAGTTGACATCCGGATGATCGACTTTGCTCACACAACTTACAAAGGCTCCTGGAATGAACACACCACCTACGATGGACCAGATCCAGGCTATATCTTTGGCCTGGAAAACCTCATCCAGATCctgcaggacattcaagaaggagAATGA